A portion of the Pirellulales bacterium genome contains these proteins:
- a CDS encoding multidrug efflux RND transporter permease subunit, which produces MFSRFFIDRPIFASVLSILITLAGGIAFYTLPLAQFPPVTPPTVQVDCNYPGASAQVVAQTVAAPIEQQVNGVEDMLYMASQSTNDGSYTLTVTFKPGVNLNLAQVLVQNRVALAMPLLPEVVRQTGVTTRKRSPDILLTVSLNSPDRRYDQLYLSNYALMRIRDELSRLPGISEVLVFGQRDYSMRIWLDPDKLASRDLEVTDVVNAIREQNMHVALGQIGQPPAVDGQVKQMPLSVRGRLTVPEEFENIVIKFTADRRSVRIRDVGRVELGARSEDISNRFDGKPTVGLAIFQLPDANALDTADHVKAKMAELSHDFPDGVVYEIGYDTTPYIRESVSEVFKALRDSVFLVALVVLVFLQGWRPSIIPLIAVPVAIVGTFAAMALVGFSLNNLTLFGLVLAIGIVVDDAIVVVEAVEYHIEHGLQPRDAAIRAMDEVAGPIIAVGLVLSAVFIPCAFISGIVGQFFRQFALTIAISTVISTINSLSLSPALAALLLRPREGKQDVLTRLLDLLFGWFFRFFNFGVRTSTRGYLGVVGGLLRVPVIVLAIYGGLLWLTYWGYGQLPAGFIPSQDKGYLVASVQMPDSTSQGRTSDAMATIERIVMETPGVKNVNSVIGNSFMLSAYGSSFGSMFIILDDFDERQSPDLTADAIMASLRKQFAAEVRDALVNVFPPPAVSGLGRAGGFKFMVEDRGDLGLVELQRQTDNMVAKGNETTGLAGLFTVYKTDSPQLYIDVDRKACLSAGISLAELFDALQSYLGSRYVNDFNRFGRTWQVIVQADTHFRDQVEDVKRLRIRNPSGTMVPLGTLAQVSSVGGPLVLTRYNMYPAAGINGNAAPGFSTGQAIAALENVAQHELPNSMSIEWTELAYLEQLSGNTGMVVFAFSVVFVFLVLAALYESWSMPLAVILVVPMCVLCSIAGVAIANMDINIFTQVGFVVLIGLACKNAILIVEFAKYRREEGIVLRDAVMQACQLRLRPILMTSFAFILGVLPLVVATGAGAEMRRALGTAVFSGMLGVTFFGILLTPIFFAVIDRMSHWHVFTQGPLARAAAGALAVLQPRSWWHAGRWAATRVIPRRKLAVRPTTRPPASPAADPRPERAHSTKDAAVPSANGPSVSPSNGATPHGPPQQTPHRRET; this is translated from the coding sequence GTGTTCTCGCGATTTTTCATCGACCGGCCCATCTTTGCCTCCGTGCTGTCGATCCTGATCACGCTGGCCGGCGGCATCGCTTTCTACACGCTCCCCTTGGCGCAGTTTCCGCCGGTCACTCCACCAACGGTGCAGGTCGACTGCAACTACCCTGGCGCCAGCGCGCAAGTGGTGGCCCAGACCGTCGCCGCGCCGATCGAGCAGCAGGTCAACGGCGTGGAAGACATGCTGTATATGGCTTCGCAGAGCACCAACGACGGTTCGTACACGCTTACCGTAACGTTCAAGCCGGGGGTGAATCTGAACCTGGCGCAAGTGCTCGTGCAAAACCGCGTGGCGCTGGCCATGCCGCTTTTGCCCGAGGTTGTGCGGCAAACCGGCGTGACGACGCGCAAGCGCTCTCCCGACATTCTCCTGACGGTCAGCCTTAACTCGCCTGACCGCCGCTACGACCAGCTTTACCTCAGCAACTATGCGCTGATGCGCATTCGCGACGAGCTCTCGCGACTGCCGGGCATCAGCGAGGTGCTGGTCTTTGGTCAGCGCGATTACAGCATGCGCATCTGGCTCGACCCCGATAAGCTCGCCTCGCGCGATCTCGAAGTCACGGACGTGGTCAATGCCATCCGCGAACAGAATATGCACGTGGCGCTGGGGCAGATCGGCCAGCCTCCGGCCGTCGACGGCCAGGTCAAGCAGATGCCGCTCTCGGTGCGTGGGCGGCTGACCGTGCCCGAGGAATTCGAAAACATCGTCATCAAGTTCACGGCCGACCGGCGCAGCGTGCGGATCCGCGACGTGGGCCGCGTTGAATTGGGGGCCCGTAGCGAGGACATCAGCAACCGTTTCGACGGCAAGCCGACCGTCGGCCTGGCCATCTTTCAGTTGCCCGACGCCAATGCGCTCGATACGGCCGACCATGTGAAGGCCAAGATGGCCGAGTTGTCTCACGATTTTCCGGACGGCGTGGTCTATGAAATCGGTTACGACACGACGCCGTACATTCGCGAGTCGGTGAGCGAAGTGTTCAAGGCGCTGCGCGATTCGGTGTTCTTGGTCGCGCTGGTGGTGCTGGTTTTCCTGCAGGGGTGGCGGCCCTCGATCATTCCGCTGATTGCGGTGCCCGTGGCCATCGTCGGAACGTTCGCCGCGATGGCCCTCGTGGGTTTCAGTCTCAACAATTTGACACTCTTTGGCCTGGTGCTGGCCATCGGCATTGTCGTCGACGATGCGATCGTGGTCGTGGAGGCCGTCGAATATCACATCGAGCATGGCCTGCAGCCGCGCGACGCCGCGATTCGCGCCATGGACGAAGTGGCCGGACCGATCATTGCCGTGGGCCTCGTGCTGTCGGCGGTGTTCATCCCTTGCGCGTTTATTTCGGGCATCGTCGGACAGTTCTTCCGGCAGTTTGCCTTGACGATCGCGATTTCGACCGTGATTTCCACGATCAACTCGCTAAGTCTCAGCCCGGCCTTAGCGGCGCTGTTGTTGCGGCCGCGTGAAGGAAAGCAGGATGTACTGACGCGGTTGCTCGACTTGCTATTTGGCTGGTTCTTTCGGTTCTTCAATTTCGGCGTGCGCACCTCGACGCGCGGTTACCTGGGCGTGGTTGGCGGCTTGCTGCGCGTGCCAGTCATCGTGCTGGCTATCTATGGCGGCCTGCTCTGGCTGACCTACTGGGGCTACGGCCAGTTGCCGGCCGGTTTCATTCCCTCGCAGGACAAGGGATATCTCGTCGCCAGCGTGCAAATGCCCGACTCGACGAGCCAGGGACGCACCTCGGACGCGATGGCCACGATCGAGCGGATCGTGATGGAGACGCCGGGCGTCAAGAACGTGAACTCGGTGATCGGCAATTCCTTCATGCTGAGTGCTTATGGCTCGAGCTTTGGCTCGATGTTCATCATTCTCGACGATTTCGACGAGCGACAATCGCCCGATCTGACCGCCGACGCGATCATGGCGTCGCTGCGTAAGCAGTTTGCGGCCGAGGTGCGCGATGCCTTGGTGAATGTTTTTCCGCCGCCCGCGGTGTCGGGCTTGGGGCGCGCCGGCGGTTTCAAGTTCATGGTCGAGGACCGCGGCGACCTGGGGCTCGTCGAGCTGCAGCGCCAGACCGACAACATGGTGGCCAAGGGTAACGAGACTACCGGGCTGGCCGGCTTGTTCACGGTCTATAAGACCGATTCGCCGCAGTTGTACATCGACGTCGATCGCAAGGCCTGCCTGTCGGCGGGTATCAGCCTGGCCGAGTTGTTCGATGCGTTGCAGTCCTATCTTGGCTCGCGGTACGTCAACGATTTCAATCGCTTCGGGCGCACCTGGCAGGTGATCGTGCAGGCGGACACGCATTTCCGCGACCAGGTCGAGGACGTCAAACGGTTGCGCATTCGTAATCCCTCGGGAACGATGGTGCCGCTGGGAACATTGGCGCAGGTGTCGTCGGTCGGCGGGCCGCTGGTTCTTACGCGCTACAACATGTACCCGGCCGCCGGCATCAACGGCAACGCGGCCCCCGGTTTCAGCACCGGCCAGGCGATCGCAGCGTTGGAAAACGTCGCGCAGCACGAACTGCCGAATTCGATGTCGATCGAATGGACCGAGCTGGCGTACCTCGAGCAGCTTTCGGGCAACACGGGCATGGTGGTGTTTGCGTTCTCGGTGGTGTTCGTGTTCCTGGTGCTGGCCGCGCTGTACGAAAGCTGGTCGATGCCATTGGCCGTGATCCTGGTCGTGCCGATGTGCGTCCTGTGCTCGATCGCCGGCGTGGCGATCGCCAACATGGACATCAATATCTTCACGCAAGTCGGCTTCGTGGTGCTCATCGGGCTGGCTTGTAAGAACGCGATTCTGATCGTCGAGTTTGCCAAGTACCGGCGCGAAGAAGGCATCGTGCTCCGCGATGCGGTGATGCAGGCCTGCCAACTGCGTCTGCGCCCGATTTTGATGACGTCGTTCGCCTTTATCCTTGGCGTGCTGCCGCTGGTCGTGGCCACCGGCGCTGGCGCCGAGATGCGCCGCGCTTTGGGCACGGCGGTCTTTTCTGGCATGCTGGGCGTAACGTTCTTCGGGATTTTGCTCACGCCCATATTCTTCGCGGTGATCGACCGCATGTCGCATTGGCACGTTTTCACGCAAGGCCCGCTGGCACGCGCCGCCGCCGGTGCACTGGCCGTCTTGCAGCCGCGGAGCTGGTGGCACGCCGGGCGCTGGGCTGCCACGCGCGTGATCCCGCGGCGCAAGTTGGCGGTGCGACCGACGACACGTCCGCCGGCATCACCGGCAGCCGACCCACGGCCGGAACGTGCGCATTCTACGAAGGACGCGGCCGTGCCGTCTGCGAACGGTCCGTCCGTGTCGCCCAGCAACGGTGCGACGCCGCATGGTCCGCCCCAGCAAACGCCTCATCGACGCGAGACGTGA